A genomic segment from Marmota flaviventris isolate mMarFla1 chromosome 7, mMarFla1.hap1, whole genome shotgun sequence encodes:
- the Nudt6 gene encoding nucleoside diphosphate-linked moiety X motif 6 isoform X2 — translation MWKFPGGLSEPGEDIGDTAVREVFEETGIKSEFRSLLSIRQQHSLPTAFGKSDMYIICRLQPHSFTINCCPQECLRCEWVDLVDLVRAGNTTPITSRVARLLLYGHREGFDKVDLTVEELPAASTGLLYKLYHRELPEECAL, via the exons ATGTGGAAGTTTCCAGGAGGCCTGTCAGAGCCTGGAGAAGATATTG GAGATACAGCAGTTCGAGAAGTTTTTGAAGAGACTGGTATAAAGTCAGAATTCAGGTCCCTCCTGAGTATTCGACAGCAGCACAGCCTTCCCACAGCCTTCGGGAAGTCAGATATGTACATCATCTGCCGCCTCCAGCCACATTCCTTCACCATCAACTGCTGCCCGCAGGAGTGTCTCAGGTGCGAGTGGGTGGACCTGGTGGACCTGGTCAGGGCTGGAAACACAACTCCCATCACCAGCAGAGTGGCCAGGCTGCTGCTCTACGGGCACAGAGAAGGGTTTGACAAGGTAGACCTCACCGTGGAGGAGCTTCCAGCAGCGTCCACAGGCCTGCTCTATAAGCTCTATCACAGGGAACTGCCAGAGGAGTGTGCACTGTGA